In the Geobacter sp. FeAm09 genome, one interval contains:
- a CDS encoding YebC/PmpR family DNA-binding transcriptional regulator, with protein sequence MSGHNKWSTIKHKKGAADAKRGKIFTKLIKEISVAAKLGGGDPNGNPRLRTAVDKAKAENMPKDNIDRAIKKGTGGLEGVTYEEIVYEGYGPGGAAVLVEVLTDNRNRSVSDIRSIFTKNNGNMGEAGCVAWMFSKKGLIVYDKSVDFEQLFEAAIEAGADDVAEQDEQVEVTTDPASFIEVREALAAKGFKQANAEITMIPQTQVVLEGKQAESMLRLMDKLEDNDDVQNVYANFDISAEEMEKIDM encoded by the coding sequence ATGTCAGGTCATAATAAATGGAGCACCATCAAGCACAAAAAGGGTGCGGCGGATGCCAAGAGAGGCAAGATCTTCACCAAGCTGATCAAGGAGATATCCGTTGCCGCCAAGTTGGGAGGCGGCGACCCCAACGGCAACCCGCGCCTGCGGACCGCAGTCGATAAGGCCAAGGCCGAGAACATGCCCAAGGACAATATCGACCGGGCCATCAAGAAGGGGACCGGCGGCCTGGAAGGTGTTACCTACGAGGAGATCGTCTACGAGGGGTACGGCCCCGGCGGGGCTGCGGTGCTGGTGGAGGTGCTGACCGACAACCGCAACCGCTCCGTCTCCGATATCCGCAGCATCTTCACCAAAAACAACGGCAACATGGGCGAGGCGGGCTGCGTCGCCTGGATGTTCAGCAAAAAAGGGCTCATCGTCTATGACAAATCGGTGGATTTCGAACAGTTGTTCGAGGCCGCCATCGAGGCGGGCGCCGACGACGTGGCCGAGCAGGACGAGCAGGTCGAGGTGACCACCGACCCCGCCTCCTTCATCGAGGTGCGGGAGGCCTTGGCGGCCAAGGGCTTCAAGCAGGCCAACGCCGAGATCACCATGATCCCCCAGACCCAGGTGGTGCTGGAGGGGAAACAGGCCGAAAGCATGCTCCGGTTGATGGACAAGCTGGAGGACAACGACGACGTGCAGAACGTGTACGCCAACTTCGACATCTCGGCGGAAGAGATGGAAAAAATCGATATGTAG
- a CDS encoding glycyl-radical enzyme activating protein, producing MERGLVFNIQKYSISDGPGIRTTVFLKGCPARCWWCHNPESQAPEPEATVMASRCLACGECVAACPRGIIGDGKQSPADCILCGACVEACPPGARTLAGTAMTTAQVLAVVMQDRVFYEESGGGVTFSGGEPLMQYEFLRSLLAACREQGIRTAVDTGGFAPREHLLEIAGLADLILYDLKLMDDRRHREATGLGNRLVLDNLAALGQAHGAIWIRVPIIPGVNDDMGNLAATARLAAGIPGVRQVNLLPFHRTWHAKLGRLGRAMPDNDTATPSRERMEEVAEIFRGAGLTTRIGG from the coding sequence ATGGAACGGGGCCTGGTCTTCAATATCCAGAAATACTCCATCTCCGACGGCCCGGGCATCCGCACCACGGTCTTCCTGAAGGGGTGCCCGGCACGCTGCTGGTGGTGCCACAACCCCGAGAGCCAAGCCCCCGAGCCTGAGGCGACCGTCATGGCGAGCCGCTGCCTGGCCTGCGGGGAGTGTGTTGCGGCCTGTCCCCGGGGGATCATCGGCGACGGTAAACAGAGCCCGGCCGATTGCATCCTGTGCGGGGCGTGCGTGGAGGCCTGCCCCCCCGGCGCGCGCACCCTGGCCGGCACGGCGATGACCACGGCCCAGGTGCTGGCCGTTGTCATGCAGGACCGGGTCTTTTACGAGGAGTCGGGCGGCGGCGTCACCTTCTCCGGCGGCGAACCGCTCATGCAGTACGAGTTCCTGCGGTCGCTGCTTGCCGCCTGCCGCGAGCAGGGGATACGGACCGCGGTGGACACCGGCGGCTTTGCCCCCCGGGAGCACCTGCTGGAGATTGCCGGGTTGGCCGACCTGATCCTCTACGACCTGAAACTGATGGACGACCGGCGCCACCGCGAAGCCACCGGCCTGGGCAACCGCCTGGTGCTGGATAACCTGGCGGCCCTGGGACAGGCCCACGGGGCGATCTGGATACGGGTGCCCATCATCCCCGGCGTGAACGACGATATGGGTAACCTGGCGGCAACGGCCAGGTTGGCGGCCGGCATCCCCGGGGTGCGCCAGGTGAACCTGCTCCCGTTCCACCGGACCTGGCACGCCAAGCTCGGCCGCCTGGGGCGTGCCATGCCGGATAATGACACGGCAACGCCGTCCCGGGAGCGCATGGAAGAGGTGGCTGAGATATTTCGAGGCGCAGGACTGACGACAAGGATCGGAGGATAG
- a CDS encoding dockerin type I repeat-containing protein, which yields MKCSMATRFMAYLLLAVPMTAASGALAASPPFTGTLPVFTTGDPPAGSYVGGVQFDLAIPAGVTVTNVVNKSDQGSMVAFNPTTATSVRVAVANVASGISTLFLSVQCSGTFTGMVTTDFVIGNAQTFDTLGNALSGVTLTSSYNPDGDLNNDGQAKSADALVALRIAVGLTPLTAPALIHGDMNGDGSITSADALLILRKAVGL from the coding sequence ATGAAATGTTCCATGGCCACCCGTTTCATGGCGTACCTGCTCCTGGCGGTGCCGATGACTGCGGCTTCCGGCGCCCTTGCGGCCTCCCCTCCCTTCACCGGCACGCTCCCCGTCTTCACGACGGGCGACCCTCCGGCAGGAAGTTACGTGGGCGGCGTCCAGTTCGACCTGGCGATACCGGCAGGCGTCACGGTGACGAATGTCGTCAACAAGTCGGACCAGGGAAGCATGGTGGCATTCAATCCTACCACCGCCACGTCGGTACGGGTCGCGGTGGCAAACGTGGCATCGGGTATCAGCACCCTGTTTCTGTCCGTTCAATGCAGCGGCACTTTTACCGGCATGGTCACGACCGATTTCGTGATCGGCAACGCCCAAACCTTCGACACGTTGGGCAACGCGTTGTCCGGCGTCACCCTGACCTCGTCCTACAATCCCGATGGCGACCTGAACAACGACGGCCAGGCCAAATCCGCCGATGCCCTGGTGGCCTTGCGCATTGCCGTCGGGCTCACCCCTCTGACGGCCCCGGCCCTGATACACGGCGACATGAACGGCGACGGCAGCATCACCTCCGCGGATGCCCTGTTGATCCTGCGCAAGGCGGTGGGCCTGTAG
- a CDS encoding bacteriohemerythrin has product MGMMWQESLAVGVPEIDNQHKELLSRFNKLLNACRQGKEKRELVRLLAFLDEYAVRHFQAEEIILMRCNYPEYAEHKKEHDRFADKLKALKVEITLDGVATRHVIETNKLVFAWWKDHVAKVDQKMGKYLKSHAVVPSHVDLFSRELREPGEREHGLAEGQPGRATV; this is encoded by the coding sequence ATGGGAATGATGTGGCAGGAGTCGCTGGCGGTTGGTGTGCCGGAGATAGACAATCAACATAAAGAGCTGTTGTCACGTTTCAATAAATTGCTCAATGCGTGCCGGCAGGGAAAGGAAAAAAGGGAACTGGTGCGGTTGCTGGCGTTTCTGGACGAGTATGCGGTCCGGCATTTTCAGGCCGAGGAGATCATTCTCATGCGCTGCAATTATCCCGAATATGCGGAACATAAAAAGGAACATGACCGGTTTGCCGATAAGCTCAAAGCGCTCAAGGTTGAGATCACCCTCGATGGTGTCGCGACCCGCCATGTGATAGAAACCAATAAGCTCGTGTTCGCCTGGTGGAAGGACCATGTCGCGAAGGTTGACCAGAAAATGGGCAAGTATCTCAAGTCTCACGCAGTGGTTCCATCGCACGTCGATCTGTTTTCGCGGGAATTGCGCGAGCCCGGCGAGAGGGAGCATGGCCTGGCAGAGGGCCAGCCAGGCCGTGCCACGGTATGA
- a CDS encoding DUF2787 family protein has protein sequence MFLNTNNLPWLIAKELRTIIHSHISDRFTACVLTCESRLPTTGHCPAEIAIDTDGTIIFIASFPDTAASPGVTAEMSFDFVAREARYDGQGPVPLDGEQERFQAWERTFVASSLAGAYRVAVAPILELEERCE, from the coding sequence GTGTTCTTGAATACCAACAACCTGCCGTGGCTCATTGCGAAAGAGCTCCGGACCATCATCCATAGCCACATATCCGACCGTTTCACGGCCTGCGTCCTTACCTGCGAGAGCCGTCTTCCCACAACCGGGCACTGTCCGGCCGAAATCGCCATCGATACCGACGGCACCATCATCTTCATCGCCAGCTTCCCGGATACCGCCGCCTCCCCTGGCGTGACCGCGGAAATGTCCTTCGATTTCGTGGCCAGGGAGGCCCGATACGACGGACAGGGGCCGGTGCCGCTGGATGGCGAGCAGGAACGGTTCCAGGCATGGGAACGTACTTTCGTGGCGTCCTCCCTTGCGGGCGCCTACCGGGTCGCGGTGGCTCCCATACTGGAGCTGGAAGAACGGTGCGAGTAG
- the arsD gene encoding arsenite efflux transporter metallochaperone ArsD → MKIEIYNPAAYCFTGACGLSVNPELVRIQVALLQIQKQAPGVEVERYGLVNNPQAFAANAAVARLLQDEGAKCLPLMFVDGELVSKGRYPSNEQLQTIIRQGGLDVNLGRRRRTVSC, encoded by the coding sequence GTGAAGATTGAAATCTACAATCCCGCCGCATATTGTTTTACCGGAGCCTGCGGCCTCAGCGTCAACCCCGAACTGGTGAGAATCCAGGTGGCGCTTCTCCAGATACAGAAACAGGCTCCAGGCGTGGAGGTGGAGCGTTACGGCCTGGTAAACAACCCCCAGGCCTTTGCCGCCAATGCCGCCGTGGCCAGGCTGTTGCAGGACGAAGGGGCAAAATGCCTGCCGCTCATGTTTGTCGATGGCGAACTGGTCAGCAAGGGACGGTATCCCAGCAATGAACAACTCCAGACCATCATCAGGCAGGGGGGGCTTGATGTCAATCTCGGCAGGAGGAGGAGAACCGTTTCCTGCTGA
- a CDS encoding ankyrin repeat domain-containing protein: MEETEALWTELRNAVFKHHYETAAGLLAAHPELLTATNSDGETVLHFLAVENDTEGVSWLHERGCELNTRNASGTPVLFEVAQLGLKEFYAWFVEHGADSGALSTDGQDIVTHLKKYKCDEMAAFVEQYGA, translated from the coding sequence ATGGAAGAAACCGAAGCCCTCTGGACCGAACTGCGAAACGCCGTGTTTAAGCACCACTACGAGACCGCCGCCGGTCTGCTGGCGGCCCACCCCGAACTCCTGACCGCCACGAACTCCGACGGAGAGACCGTTCTGCATTTCCTGGCCGTCGAAAACGACACCGAAGGCGTCTCGTGGCTGCATGAACGGGGCTGCGAACTCAACACCCGCAATGCGAGCGGCACACCTGTTCTCTTTGAGGTCGCCCAACTGGGCCTCAAGGAATTCTATGCCTGGTTTGTCGAGCACGGCGCCGATTCGGGCGCTCTGAGCACCGATGGCCAGGACATCGTCACCCACCTGAAAAAGTACAAATGCGATGAGATGGCGGCATTTGTGGAACAGTACGGAGCTTAG